The following are encoded together in the Pseudodesulfovibrio indicus genome:
- a CDS encoding cache domain-containing protein, producing the protein MRKGMTISGASLLGMVAVSWISILVIGGFWVYSMYRDFRFEADRLRQDHYAEQRNLVKAEVEDAVGLVAELRYSASQALLRELESRVRDVRALVEVLKHDLVQEPDEAVIRLATVRLMAAQDGSEARLYALHGASIYLISPFPRWIDKGDALAQIESALASTRTGRSKLSLKVPEGAAGCTLLLTVNEFDSFGLRVVAGASLEMAEESVKEKVLDRLSEIRYAKNGSLFGGTYAGESLLGPVRGRDMWNVIDVNGVKIVQELVAAAKSGGGFVSYVMPPLDGQRNAEKVSYVMPIPDWDWYVGTGAFVNDIENVINLKRKQLEQNIEDRVLLILAGMAALSLLALYLSHRLSRKLDNNVAAFIRVWTQATSGKDEIDIKSLYYSEFRQLAEAANYMVAELRAVQDALSGSLERFSSLVSNIPGIVFHCDNENGTWERKYVGGSVLEMTGHDPQMFIDGGSAAFKSIIHPEDREWVGRIYEDDLNSRSTYTADYRIIRKDGEIRWLSERGRVLRDDAGRHARIDGVIFDVSDRKLAEEEYYNHIHFLETLERIDRAMHMGGNTQEMLRNIMEAIRHAFGADRAWLLHPCDVEEETFTVRLELSDRMFANADGEGSEVSMDHCAREVFGGVLDSPVPLAYDPSTGREIPDYVRERYGIQSQLMFALRPRVGKPWILGLHHCREARVWTGEEIRLFTEAGRRLSDGLSTALVLDRLTESEEQFRTFSEQTMLGLLVLQENRIIFVNQATADIVETSVEELMALPPNGFERFLHPDDRDFVVDQGRRKQAGDPDVVPSYSWRVVTATGRVKWLHLHSKSTRVNGRTADLISLVDISALKRAEEDLESLVAQRTSDLARKAEELKRANAELTRLDDLKSFFLTTVSHAMRTPLTSVLGYSVLIRRELERALEGRNGGSLERAVDNLDVMETEGKRLHHLVDQFMELADMEAQGDLRTPDAHPVGEAIRKAVESAREECRTNVELTLEMDDSGTLPEINVSPAHLERVVGYLLENACNYTREGSIVVRVTSPNGAGIDLAVADTGKGIPDEELEAIFKPFHQVETGDTLVDEIKGAGLGLALCRMVVEKLGGRVWAESAKGRGAVFHISLPGAG; encoded by the coding sequence GCTCCTGCGCGAGCTCGAATCGCGGGTGCGGGATGTCCGCGCCCTGGTCGAGGTGCTCAAGCACGACCTGGTTCAGGAACCGGACGAGGCGGTCATCCGGTTGGCCACCGTGCGCCTCATGGCCGCCCAGGACGGCAGCGAGGCGCGACTCTACGCCCTGCACGGCGCGTCCATCTACCTCATTTCCCCCTTCCCTCGCTGGATCGACAAGGGCGATGCCCTGGCGCAGATCGAGAGCGCTCTTGCTTCCACCCGGACCGGGCGCAGCAAGCTGTCGCTGAAGGTGCCGGAGGGGGCCGCCGGGTGCACCCTGCTGCTGACGGTCAACGAGTTTGACTCCTTCGGGTTGCGCGTGGTGGCCGGGGCCAGCCTGGAAATGGCCGAGGAATCGGTCAAGGAGAAGGTCCTGGATAGGCTGTCCGAAATCCGCTACGCCAAGAACGGCAGTCTGTTCGGCGGGACCTACGCGGGCGAGTCTTTGCTCGGCCCGGTCCGGGGCCGGGACATGTGGAACGTCATCGACGTCAACGGGGTCAAGATCGTCCAGGAACTGGTGGCCGCGGCCAAGAGCGGCGGCGGTTTCGTCTCCTACGTCATGCCCCCTCTGGACGGCCAGCGCAATGCCGAGAAAGTCAGTTACGTCATGCCCATCCCGGACTGGGACTGGTATGTCGGCACCGGCGCGTTCGTGAACGACATCGAGAACGTCATCAACCTGAAGCGCAAGCAGCTGGAGCAGAACATCGAGGACCGCGTGCTGCTGATCCTCGCGGGCATGGCGGCGCTCAGCCTGCTGGCCCTGTATCTTTCCCACCGTCTCTCGCGCAAGCTGGACAACAACGTGGCGGCGTTCATCCGGGTCTGGACCCAGGCCACCTCCGGCAAGGACGAGATCGACATCAAATCCCTGTACTACTCCGAGTTCCGCCAACTGGCCGAGGCCGCCAACTACATGGTTGCCGAGCTGCGGGCCGTGCAGGACGCCCTGTCCGGGAGCCTGGAGCGGTTCAGCTCCCTGGTCTCGAACATCCCGGGCATCGTGTTCCACTGCGACAACGAGAACGGCACATGGGAGCGGAAGTACGTGGGCGGTTCGGTCCTGGAGATGACCGGCCATGATCCGCAGATGTTCATTGACGGCGGTTCCGCGGCGTTCAAGTCCATCATCCATCCCGAGGACCGCGAGTGGGTCGGCCGGATCTACGAAGACGACCTGAACAGCCGCAGCACCTACACCGCGGACTACCGGATCATCCGCAAGGACGGCGAGATCCGCTGGTTGTCCGAGCGCGGCAGGGTTCTGCGCGACGACGCGGGCCGCCACGCGCGCATCGACGGCGTTATCTTCGACGTCTCGGACCGCAAGCTGGCCGAAGAGGAATACTACAACCATATCCACTTTCTGGAGACCCTGGAGCGCATCGACCGGGCCATGCACATGGGCGGGAACACCCAGGAGATGCTGCGCAACATCATGGAGGCCATCCGTCACGCCTTCGGCGCGGACCGTGCGTGGCTGCTCCACCCCTGCGACGTGGAGGAGGAGACATTCACCGTTCGCCTCGAACTCAGCGACCGGATGTTCGCGAATGCCGATGGGGAGGGCTCAGAGGTGTCCATGGACCATTGCGCCCGCGAGGTGTTCGGCGGCGTGCTGGACAGCCCGGTGCCGCTGGCCTACGACCCGTCCACCGGCAGGGAGATTCCCGATTACGTCCGCGAGCGCTACGGCATCCAGTCCCAGTTGATGTTCGCCCTCAGGCCCCGGGTGGGCAAGCCGTGGATACTCGGACTGCACCACTGCCGCGAGGCCCGGGTCTGGACCGGGGAAGAAATCAGGCTGTTCACCGAGGCGGGGCGCAGGCTGTCAGACGGGTTGAGCACCGCGCTGGTCCTGGACCGGCTGACCGAGAGCGAGGAGCAGTTCCGGACCTTCTCGGAACAGACCATGCTCGGGCTGCTCGTGCTGCAGGAGAACAGGATCATTTTCGTCAACCAGGCCACGGCGGACATCGTCGAGACCTCGGTGGAGGAGCTCATGGCCCTGCCGCCCAACGGGTTCGAACGGTTCCTGCATCCGGACGACCGGGATTTCGTCGTGGACCAGGGCCGCCGGAAGCAGGCGGGCGATCCGGACGTGGTGCCCTCCTATTCCTGGCGGGTGGTGACCGCCACGGGCCGCGTCAAGTGGCTCCACCTGCACTCCAAGTCCACCCGGGTCAACGGGCGGACCGCCGATCTCATCTCCCTGGTGGACATCTCCGCCCTGAAGCGGGCCGAGGAAGACCTGGAGTCGCTGGTGGCCCAGCGCACATCGGACCTGGCCCGCAAGGCCGAGGAACTGAAGCGGGCCAATGCGGAGCTGACCCGGCTCGACGATCTCAAGTCGTTCTTCCTGACCACCGTGTCCCACGCCATGCGGACGCCGCTGACCTCGGTCCTGGGCTACTCCGTCCTGATACGCAGGGAGCTGGAAAGGGCGCTGGAAGGGCGCAACGGCGGCAGCCTGGAGCGGGCGGTGGACAACCTCGACGTCATGGAGACCGAGGGCAAGCGGCTGCACCACCTGGTGGACCAGTTCATGGAGTTGGCGGACATGGAGGCGCAGGGCGACCTGCGCACCCCGGACGCGCACCCCGTGGGCGAGGCCATCCGGAAGGCGGTGGAGAGCGCCAGGGAAGAGTGCCGCACCAACGTCGAGCTGACCCTGGAGATGGACGACTCCGGAACACTGCCCGAGATCAACGTCTCGCCCGCGCACCTGGAACGGGTGGTCGGCTACCTGCTGGAGAACGCCTGCAATTATACCCGCGAGGGGAGCATCGTCGTGCGCGTGACCAGCCCGAACGGGGCGGGCATCGACCTGGCCGTGGCCGACACCGGCAAGGGGATTCCTGACGAAGAGCTGGAGGCGATTTTCAAGCCGTTCCACCAGGTGGAGACCGGCGACACGCTGGTGGACGAGATCAAGGGCGCGGGGTTGGGGCTGGCCCTTTGCCGGATGGTCGTGGAAAAGCTCGGCGGCCGCGTCTGGGCGGAATCGGCCAAGGGGCGCGGCGCGGTCTTCCACATTTCCCTGCCCGGCGCGGGCTAG